The region CGCCCTTTGCGGGTTGTCCCTCGGCAAAGAGCGTCGTGCGTTTTGGATATGACCTTGTTATCTTGATCGATTCAAACGCGTGAAGGTCGGTCTCGGGAAGGTGGCAAAAAAATCCTTTGCGGCTCAGGCCGCATTCGTTACATTTTTCCTGAATTGACAGGCCGTTAGGTTTCATATTGGGCACAATTAAGTAACTATTCGTCTTCGTCGTCCAAATGTCTGTGTGTTCACACACATTCGGAAAACCGCCCTAATTGATTGCAAATAGTATTCCCGTTGATTAGTAGCCGAAACATAACATAAACGGTTCCCATTTGCACATCTCAATACGGCCGTACCTATAATAATGTGTTCTTTTGCATCTCTACCGCGAAAAACTTCGCACTGCTGCCGTCACAGAAACTTAAAACGTGCGTAAACACAAGTAAAAACGATTCCCGACGCTGGCACGCCGGTTGCCATTGTATATAGCGGGAGTGATGGAGTCGGACCCTCATTCCTGATCGGGCGAGTTTTCTTGTCACCGATTGTCAAGAACCATCCTCGCCCGGTGAATAGAGGGAGCGTTGTCGAGAGACATCGTGCATATCCCCCAAAATGAAAAAGGCTGCGAGCTTTTACAGTCGCAGCCTTTTCATTCGTTCAGAGTTACGCGTTTACGCGTGAAGATCGCGGCTAAAGCCGTAACCCTAAACTCCAACGCAACCGATTCGACGCCAGAGAAAAGGAAAAGGCGACGGAAGCAACTCATATCACAACCGAAAGACAAAAGTCGGTTTCCAACCGCCTTCCGTCGCGGCTCCGCCGCCGCTCTTGCTTTATTCAAAGACGGCGGCACTAACCGTTTGGCTTGGCAAGATGCTAATACTCCCGGTTTTGGTCGGGACAAAGAGTGCTCGAGTGCGGGTGTGTCGTGGAGTTGTCGGAGAACCGGCTATTTTTTGATCACCCGATGCGAAATACTACACACTTCCGGTAGATCTGACTACATTTGCACTGAACAATACAGGCATTTGCGGTACTTTGCCACTGGCACACGTCTTGCACTCTCTATAGGCGCGGGAAACAATATTTGCCTATCGCACAATGGCGATCGAATGGAGTTTCCAAAGTAAGCGGGGAGGTGAAAAATGTCAACAAATAACAAAATCGAAAACAACCAGTCGTCAGCGTTGAAAACTCGCGGCTTCGGCAGAAAACTGATGTTCTTTATGCTCGGAGGCGGCATCGGGGCGGCTATCGCTCTTTTATTCGCTCCAAAGTCCGGCAAGGAGCTTCGACAAGATATCGCCGCCACGGCGGCTAAAGGCTACGACGAAACCCTCGACGCGGCTAACCGTGTAAAGGAACAATCAATGGAATACTACGAGGCCGCAAAAGATAAAGGCGGCGAGGTATTAGATCTGCTCGCCGAGAAAGCGTCGGCCGTCAAAGATGAGATCGTTCAGGATGCCGGAAAGATAAGTGGTATGGCTGGCGCCGCAGCCAAACGCGTAACCGAATCGGTAAGGCCCCGGCAGATCTTATAAAAAACGTATACAAATGGAGGCATCTCAAATGAACATCGAATTAAAGAAAGAAGACTGGGGAACATTCTTCGACAACCTAAGTAAGCGACGCTACGAATGGATGACTGAGGTCGAGGTCCTCAGCCCCGATACCGGCGACCAGATCTTATCAAACGGACTTCCGTTCAATGGCATCACGGTCGAGCCGGTAGGTGAACACACATTGATCAGCATTTCCCTCGGCCAGACCAAGACAAATCATCAATCCCACTCCATTAAGGATCCAACACGCGTTGCGTTCCTTGCCGGTGACGGCGCCCATAACGACGTTGTCGATATCGAAGAGGCGGACGGGACAAAGACACTTATCCGGTTCATGGAGCCAATGGGTGTTCTCGTCGGCATCGCCGAGTGGGAGATGGTCTTAACGGCGCCCTGAGAGGAAGAGATCCTAAGATAGTCAGGAGGTATTTATGATAAACAAATGGAAAATGACATTTATATTTCTAACAGGTTTGATGCTGCATGAAGTCTTAGTGCATATTTGGCTGAGTGTCGAAGGACTGCTGCCGTTAACAACTAAGCTGTTCTTTGGACTGACCATCACGCCGGAGCTGAATCTGCTTTTGATAGCAATCAACTCGTGCGTTTTACTAATCTGCGCGTATTTGGGTTTTCTCCATGCCTGGGGACAGACCAAGCATATTGAGCGCCATGCATAAAAACACTACGGCCGCGTTACTAGCGTAACGCGGCCTCTTCGCGATCTTTTAAGCCGACTCCAGATCCAACACGGGTCGGGCATTTTCCTCTTAAGGTATTCCAGCAAGATTCAATAGTTGTTTACCCGTAAGACTTATTAGGGCACAGCCGAGGATCATAATAAGAAGTCCGGGCCAGAACAGATCTCCAAATTTTACGCCTCCCTTGCCAAAGACCATCGCGTTGGGCGGCGTACTTATGACAAAGGGCATTCCGAATGAAGCAGCTATGGCTACGAGAATCGCCGTCGATGGCCCCGGAACTATCATTACTGCCAGCGGTATCAACATCACCGCGGTTGCCGTGTTGCTCATAAGAGCCGAGAGCATTGCGCTTGCCAAACACAGTAGGAGTAAAGCAAACGTCGTGTTGTATTCGCTCCAGGCGACGTTTGCGGCGAGTGTCGTGATGAGGCCCGACTGTTCCAAAAGTTTGCCTAGAGTGATGCCGCCGGCGATGAGCAAGAGTGTTGACCAGTCCACGCAAAATAGATGTTCTTTTTTAAGCAGGCGTGTCAGAAAGAGAATGCTCGCTGAGCACAGCGAGACGACACTTGCCGAAACGCCGTGCAGCGCCTCAGTCGACCACAGTAGGATCGTGCCGGCAAAAACCAAAAGAAAAGCATATTCTCCCTGTTTGCCGATTTTGAGATCCTTACCGCACGACGATTTGTTGTTCAATTGACAGGCTCTGCTTGTCCATTCGTCTTTCTGCCCTCGAATGCGAAACCACAACAGCGCAAAACCAACAGCAAGCATCCCGAGCGAAAGGGGCAGAGCAAAACCCATCCAGCCCAGAAACGAAATATGGGTTGTTTCCGAGATCGAAGCGATCGCAATGGCGTTCGGGCCCGTTCCGACCGGTGTAGAAATACCGCCGATGTTTGCCCCCAAGGCGACGCCGACGAGCAGACACCGGCGCAAGATATTATCAATGTCAAAGTTAAGCAAAACCGGATGCAGACACGCCAGCATTAACACCGCGGCGGCTATATTTGACAT is a window of Chloracidobacterium sp. DNA encoding:
- a CDS encoding YtxH domain-containing protein; translated protein: MSTNNKIENNQSSALKTRGFGRKLMFFMLGGGIGAAIALLFAPKSGKELRQDIAATAAKGYDETLDAANRVKEQSMEYYEAAKDKGGEVLDLLAEKASAVKDEIVQDAGKISGMAGAAAKRVTESVRPRQIL
- a CDS encoding DUF5335 family protein, translated to MNIELKKEDWGTFFDNLSKRRYEWMTEVEVLSPDTGDQILSNGLPFNGITVEPVGEHTLISISLGQTKTNHQSHSIKDPTRVAFLAGDGAHNDVVDIEEADGTKTLIRFMEPMGVLVGIAEWEMVLTAP
- a CDS encoding DASS family sodium-coupled anion symporter, with protein sequence MIRWLLIIIAVAGIALATVFVFDSYVLRLTTIIAAICLCLWLSEIVPPFVPTFLLFALIPLLLGPFDKKFSLPSVLNWSMDPVIALFFGGFVLGVAAEAHGFDKRLANIALRLAGRSYTGFLLLIILLTAFLSMWMSNIAAAVLMLACLHPVLLNFDIDNILRRCLLVGVALGANIGGISTPVGTGPNAIAIASISETTHISFLGWMGFALPLSLGMLAVGFALLWFRIRGQKDEWTSRACQLNNKSSCGKDLKIGKQGEYAFLLVFAGTILLWSTEALHGVSASVVSLCSASILFLTRLLKKEHLFCVDWSTLLLIAGGITLGKLLEQSGLITTLAANVAWSEYNTTFALLLLCLASAMLSALMSNTATAVMLIPLAVMIVPGPSTAILVAIAASFGMPFVISTPPNAMVFGKGGVKFGDLFWPGLLIMILGCALISLTGKQLLNLAGIP